Within the Chitinophagales bacterium genome, the region TTTATAATTTCGTAGGTCAATTTATCGGGATAATTGCTAAACCCATTTTGTCCTACAAATTTTTCTCCCCACCAATTTTTTTTTTTTGTTAATTCTACTCTTTGTCCTGTTATCCATTTTTCAAATTTATAAGGACCACAGCCTACTATATAACCGCTTTCTCTCTGAAATTTTTCGCTATTAAACTCTTTGGCAAAAGCTATTAAATTTTTGTCGTTTTTAATTTTTTCTAATGAGTTTTTATCACTTAGTTGTTCTAAGGTGTAGTTTCTCATAATCTGTTGAGGGTCATATATATATTCCGGTATTATAAAGTTAATTCCACCGCTTGAAAACTCAGCGGCATAATGTTTTTCGTTGGTATAAAAACTAAATTTTTTAGGATTTTCTTTGTCAATATCTATTTTATAAACAAAATCAATGTAAGGGCGTTGGTGTTCGGCATCTACATGAGGATTTTTGGTAGTTTTAAAACTAAAATCAACGTCATAAGCAGTTACGGGTGTTCCGTTGTCCCAAACTGCTTCTGGTCTAATTTCATAATCTATTTTAAGTTTGTACGGACCTTCTTCAAATTCTGTAATAGTAGGTAGTTCTTTAGCCAGCCAGGGCGTTACTACCATTTTTTCTTTATCAATATCTAATAAATACATAAAAATAGCGTGCTCTATATAATTGCTACCGGCTCCTTGAGAGGTTAATGGATTCAGTTTGTCGGGGTCGCTAAGTTCGTGTATAATAACGTTGTTGCTTGTTTTATTTCCGCTGTAGGGCTGTTCTGCTATATTATTTGCCGTGTTTTCAGTATTGTTTTTTTCTGTAGAATTATTACAAGCTACTAAAACCAACGATATGCTGATAAGGAAGAAAAGTTTTTTCATAGTTTAAAATTAGGGATAAAGATAAAATAAAAATGAAATTAATAGTTTACTGTTAGTTTGAAGAAAGTTCTAATAGTTTTAATACTGTTTTCCAATTTCGGGTGGTGGTTTGTAGTTTAAGTTTAGTTTCAAAAAACTTATTACTCAGTTTGGTTTCGTGATATTTGCCCGCTATATATAAGTATATGTAATCATTTAAAATAATAAATTTATCCGTAGCAAAATTATATGAGTTTGTTAGTTCTTTATCTTCATTAGAGGGTAGGGCACTTAAAAAAGTTAAATGTAGTGTGTTTATGTCTTCATTATTTTTATAAAAAGGATTGTTGGCTACGGCTTGCTTATATTCTTCTACAGTC harbors:
- a CDS encoding DUF1697 domain-containing protein, giving the protein MIKYIALLRGINVGGHKKILMADLKQLLKNCGFKNITTYIQSGNIIFETAITNKQEIIALIENAIQKKYGFEVPVILKTVEEYKQAVANNPFYKNNEDINTLHLTFLSALPSNEDKELTNSYNFATDKFIILNDYIYLYIAGKYHETKLSNKFFETKLKLQTTTRNWKTVLKLLELSSN